The Stomoxys calcitrans chromosome 3, idStoCalc2.1, whole genome shotgun sequence genome includes a region encoding these proteins:
- the LOC106092746 gene encoding neurotrimin: protein MVDRKTVWSKEGHQKTLQKAKSHNGFKADLRKVKADPKFSGPINNVTVPVGRDAILTCVVHDLVAFKMAWLRVDTQTILSIQNHVITKNHRISISHTEHRIWQLRIRDVQESDRGWYMCQINTDPMKSQVGYLDVVVPPDIIDFQTSNDMVVEIGQNITLVCTANGLPAPTITWRREKDLPLYVENGRHIYSTEGQNLSLPHVTRETMGAYLCIASNGVPPTVSKRISVIVNFPPTIWTRYDTIYVGYGQKVTLECISESHPTSVNYWLKDKEFIQGGSYETVSRNNAFKIVMRLVIRPQKTKDFGEYRCVAKNMLGEMEQTITLHHKAKKNLQHAYQSNSKDNQFIIIEEYIANDDLNPKPCLWLIVSVFMYGLAINSGTM, encoded by the exons CTGATCCAAAATTTAGTGGTCCCATCAACAATGTTACAGTTCCTGTTGGACGCGATGCAATACTAACATGCGTAGTTCACGATTTAGTGGCATTTAAG ATGGCTTGGCTCAGGGTGGATACTCAAACAATTTTGAGTATTCAAAATCATGTCATCACCAAAAACCACCGCATTAGCATAAGTCATACAGAACACCGCATATGGCAGCTGCGCATAAGAGATGTTCAGGAATCCGATCGGGGCTGGTATATGTGTCAAATTAATACAGATCCCATGAAAAGTCAAGTGGGCTACCTGGATGTGGTGGTACCGCCAGATATCATAGATTTTCAGACCAGCAATGATATGGTTGTAGAAATTGGGCAAAATATAACTTTGGTCTGTACGGCCAATGGACTACCAGCACCCACAATAACATGGCGAAGAGAAAAGGATTTACCGCTCTATGTAGAGAATGGGCGCCATATATACAGCACCGAGGGTCAGAATTTATCGTTGCCCCATGTGACCAGGGAAACAATGGGTGCCTATTTGTGTATAGCCTCCAATGGGGTACCGCCGACTGTGAGCAAAAGAATTTCGGTGATAGTGAATT TTCCACCCACTATATGGACCCGCTACGATACCATCTATGTTGGCTATGGCCAAAAGGTAACTTTGGAGTGTATATCCGAATCCCATCCCACTTCGGTGAATTATTGGCTCAAGGACAAGGAGTTCATACAAGGAGGGTCCTATGAAACTGTGTCACGCAATAATGCCTTCAAGATTGTCATGCGTCTGGTCATAAGACCCCAGAAGACAAAGGATTTTGGAGAATATCGTTGTGTGGCCAAAAATATGTTGGGCGAGATGGAACAGACCATAACATTGCATC ACAAAGCCAAAAAGAATCTTCAACATGCTTATCAATCCAACAGTAAAGACAATCAATTTATAATTATTGAAG aaTATATTGCGAATGATGACCTGAATCCCAAACCCTGTTTATGGTTGATAGTTTCAGTTTTTATGTATGGGTTAGCAATAAATAGCGGTACAATgtga